In Physeter macrocephalus isolate SW-GA chromosome 2, ASM283717v5, whole genome shotgun sequence, a single window of DNA contains:
- the H3-4 gene encoding LOW QUALITY PROTEIN: histone H3.1t (The sequence of the model RefSeq protein was modified relative to this genomic sequence to represent the inferred CDS: substituted 1 base at 1 genomic stop codon), whose product MAXRKQTARKSIGGKAPRKQLATKVAQKSAPATRGVKKPHRCWPGTVALREIRRYRKSPELLIGKLTFQRLVQEIAQDFKMDLRFQSSAVRALQEVCEAYLVGLFKDTHLCANRVTIMLKDIQLARRIHGKCA is encoded by the coding sequence ATGGCATGAAGGAAGCAGACGGCGCGGAAGTCCATCGGCGGCAAAGCACCTCGCAAACAACTAGCTACCAAAGTAGCTCAGAAGAGCGCGCCAGCCACCAGGGGCGTGAAGAAGCCGCACAGGTGCTGGCCGGGCACTGTAGCACTGCGCGAGATTCGTCGCTACCGGAAGTCCCCAGAACTTCTGATTGGTAAGTTAACTTTCCAGCGCCTGGTCCAGGAGATTGCGCAGGACTTTAAGATGGACCTGCGTTTTCAGAGCTCGGCTGTAAGGGCACTGCAGGAAGTCTGTGAGGCATACCTGGTGGGTCTTTTTAAAGACACTCACCTATGTGCCAACCGTGTCACTATTATGCTCAAGGATATTCAGCTGGCACGCCGTATCCATGGAAAATGTGCCTAA